The Corynebacterium simulans genome contains a region encoding:
- a CDS encoding DUF3107 domain-containing protein, with product MDIKIGFADTARELVIHAEGTQEELVAKVNSALADNATLELEDTKGRKYIVRTDRVVYAEIGVAKTHAVGFAGA from the coding sequence ATGGATATCAAGATTGGTTTCGCAGACACCGCCCGTGAGCTCGTCATTCACGCAGAGGGCACTCAGGAAGAGCTGGTAGCCAAGGTCAATTCCGCATTGGCAGATAACGCTACCTTGGAGTTGGAAGACACCAAGGGCCGCAAGTACATCGTCCGCACTGACCGTGTGGTCTATGCAGAAATCGGCGTCGCTAAGACCCATGCCGTCGGTTTTGCAGGCGCTTAA
- a CDS encoding ATP-dependent helicase yields the protein MSSQTKLLSPQQLAAALDKPFPPTDEQSKVIEGPLGPKLVVAGAGAGKTETMASRVVYLVANGMVRPENVLGLTFTRKAAQQLEQRIRKQLMKLRDSRIVAPDSAAAEALENIAPKVATYDSYAGDLVREYGLLMPVEPSARIITDAERFAIAHDVVLNYGGKLSASQSVATVTETLLKLAQSIDNALMDPADIREHARIFTATAYDLEKTRKNGPEFNKDVQRYLDRQQLRVEYLPLVEALKEEQAARGVITFGEQMAIAAKLAQSHPAVGEQQSQRFNVVMLDEYQDTSHAQRVLLRSLFGGVRPGVSVTAVGDPMQSIYGWRGATAENLAAFVEDFPQEDGSPAPKDQLTTSWRNPQRALELANDVAAKLFSESAGPRPVDELQPRDGAPEGDIELGYFASEREEHEHIAQHLKSLYERYEDPNDFSAAVLVRTNKQSPLIAQALDDAGVPNEIVGLGGLLWQPEIQDLIAVATILVRPQDTNAALRVLTGPMCGLGVKDLQQLLARQRNLAGGDAAASGRLRWEGGDPVEHLAAQLAELTEEGTGQILGLADALADLGERERYSAPGLVRMEELSSKLRHLRTYSLSKSLSDLFADIEALFNIRTEVLASGTLGGTTHLDAFADVVADFHGDSLSALLDYLSMAREREDGLTPGEVPAVAGRVQIMTVHKSKGLEWKHVCVLHADSTSYKGQAETFLTFVEKVPGDEDVIELDPDATKRSEFGKACEAYKESVRQNQREESARLFYVAMTRTESTLTITGSGTNKVQNKSKKGPYEYLELLRVKHPDLVQHWDVPASPEEAAAHEVTLEGTFPALEASPHAVQAAETVLEAMDKLPELRAGETFELWEQEAGALIEEYAALQAPVVDVELPTELTASDMVSLSSDPIQFARRQRRPIPFKPNAYAKRGTAFHAWLEDRFGSPALLSEDELPGSDEQPEQDLEALKEAFLSSEWAQRTPEYVEAPFEITIGDSVVRGRMDAVFREADGTWFIVDWKTGRPPKGADMRAAEIQLAVYAEAWRRVHSTEDVRAAFFYVHDGYLFEPRDLPTGKRLVELLESSVSASAG from the coding sequence ATGAGCTCGCAGACTAAACTTTTAAGCCCCCAGCAACTTGCTGCTGCTCTGGATAAGCCTTTCCCGCCGACGGATGAACAGAGCAAGGTCATCGAGGGCCCGCTCGGTCCGAAGCTGGTCGTCGCCGGCGCGGGAGCTGGCAAGACGGAAACCATGGCCTCGCGTGTGGTCTACCTCGTGGCCAATGGCATGGTGCGCCCAGAAAACGTCTTGGGTCTAACTTTTACCCGCAAGGCAGCTCAGCAGCTTGAGCAGCGCATCCGCAAGCAATTGATGAAGCTGCGAGATTCCCGCATCGTCGCGCCGGATTCTGCAGCGGCGGAAGCGCTGGAAAACATTGCGCCGAAGGTCGCCACGTATGACTCTTACGCGGGTGATTTGGTACGGGAATATGGTCTGCTCATGCCGGTTGAGCCAAGCGCGCGGATTATTACAGACGCAGAACGCTTCGCCATCGCGCACGATGTCGTGCTCAATTACGGCGGCAAGTTATCTGCGTCCCAGTCGGTGGCCACGGTTACTGAGACCCTGCTCAAGCTTGCACAATCCATCGATAACGCGTTGATGGATCCGGCCGATATCCGGGAGCATGCCCGGATCTTCACTGCCACCGCTTATGACCTAGAGAAGACCCGTAAAAACGGCCCGGAATTCAACAAGGATGTGCAACGGTACCTAGACCGCCAGCAGCTGCGTGTGGAGTATCTTCCACTCGTTGAGGCCCTGAAGGAAGAACAAGCGGCCCGTGGCGTCATCACCTTTGGCGAGCAAATGGCAATCGCCGCCAAGCTGGCCCAGAGCCATCCCGCAGTAGGCGAGCAGCAAAGCCAGCGTTTCAACGTGGTGATGCTCGATGAGTACCAGGACACCTCCCATGCACAGCGCGTGCTTCTTCGTTCCCTGTTCGGCGGCGTGCGCCCAGGCGTATCCGTAACGGCCGTGGGCGATCCAATGCAATCTATCTACGGTTGGCGTGGCGCCACGGCAGAAAATCTTGCGGCCTTCGTAGAGGATTTCCCCCAGGAAGATGGCTCACCTGCACCGAAGGACCAGCTGACCACATCCTGGCGCAACCCACAGCGGGCTTTGGAACTGGCAAACGACGTCGCGGCCAAGCTCTTTTCCGAGTCCGCTGGCCCACGGCCTGTTGATGAGCTGCAGCCGCGCGATGGCGCGCCGGAAGGCGATATCGAGCTGGGGTATTTTGCCTCTGAGCGCGAGGAGCATGAACACATCGCCCAGCATCTCAAGAGCCTTTATGAGCGATACGAGGACCCAAACGATTTCAGCGCGGCGGTGCTTGTACGAACGAATAAGCAATCACCCCTTATCGCACAAGCCTTAGATGACGCAGGCGTGCCGAATGAAATCGTCGGCCTAGGCGGCTTGCTCTGGCAGCCGGAGATTCAAGATCTCATTGCCGTTGCCACCATCCTCGTCCGCCCGCAGGACACCAACGCCGCACTGCGCGTGCTCACCGGGCCCATGTGCGGGCTGGGCGTAAAGGATCTGCAGCAGCTGTTGGCACGTCAACGCAACCTTGCTGGCGGCGATGCAGCGGCATCAGGACGGTTGCGTTGGGAGGGCGGCGACCCAGTCGAGCATCTCGCCGCCCAACTAGCGGAGCTGACTGAAGAAGGCACTGGACAAATCTTGGGCCTGGCCGATGCTTTGGCAGACCTTGGCGAGCGCGAACGCTATAGCGCGCCGGGGCTGGTGCGCATGGAGGAGCTTTCTTCGAAACTGCGCCACCTGCGTACCTACTCGCTGTCTAAGTCTTTATCGGATCTCTTCGCCGACATCGAAGCACTCTTTAATATCCGCACCGAGGTCCTAGCCAGCGGCACGTTGGGCGGCACCACGCACCTGGACGCTTTTGCCGACGTCGTCGCCGATTTCCACGGCGATTCCCTTTCCGCATTGCTGGACTATCTCTCGATGGCACGCGAACGCGAAGACGGCCTTACTCCCGGCGAAGTTCCCGCTGTAGCCGGGCGCGTGCAAATCATGACCGTGCACAAATCCAAAGGCCTGGAGTGGAAGCACGTCTGTGTGCTCCACGCTGACTCCACGAGCTACAAGGGCCAAGCCGAAACCTTCCTCACCTTCGTGGAGAAGGTCCCCGGTGACGAAGACGTCATCGAGCTGGACCCTGATGCTACAAAGCGTTCGGAATTCGGCAAGGCATGTGAGGCCTATAAGGAAAGCGTGCGCCAGAACCAGCGCGAGGAAAGCGCGCGCCTTTTCTACGTTGCGATGACCCGCACCGAGTCCACGCTGACGATTACGGGTTCTGGAACCAACAAGGTCCAAAATAAGTCGAAGAAGGGGCCCTACGAATACCTAGAACTGCTGCGCGTAAAGCATCCTGACTTGGTCCAGCATTGGGACGTGCCCGCTAGCCCCGAGGAGGCTGCCGCGCACGAGGTAACGCTCGAGGGCACTTTCCCAGCGCTGGAAGCTAGCCCGCATGCTGTGCAGGCAGCGGAGACTGTGCTGGAGGCCATGGACAAACTTCCGGAGTTGCGCGCAGGAGAAACCTTTGAGCTTTGGGAACAAGAAGCCGGTGCTTTGATCGAGGAATACGCGGCATTGCAAGCACCCGTCGTGGACGTAGAGCTTCCCACCGAGCTGACGGCTTCCGACATGGTCTCGCTCAGTTCAGACCCCATTCAGTTTGCGCGGCGCCAACGACGTCCCATTCCTTTTAAGCCGAATGCATACGCCAAACGCGGTACCGCTTTCCACGCTTGGCTGGAAGATAGGTTTGGTTCGCCGGCTCTGTTGTCGGAGGATGAACTGCCCGGCTCCGATGAACAGCCTGAGCAGGACTTGGAAGCATTGAAGGAGGCGTTCCTTTCCAGCGAATGGGCGCAGCGCACCCCGGAATATGTTGAGGCGCCTTTTGAAATCACCATCGGTGATTCGGTAGTACGCGGACGCATGGACGCAGTCTTCCGCGAAGCAGACGGCACCTGGTTTATCGTGGACTGGAAAACTGGCCGCCCGCCTAAAGGCGCGGATATGCGCGCGGCAGAGATCCAGCTTGCGGTCTATGCTGAGGCATGGCGGCGCGTGCATAGCACCGAAGACGTACGCGCGGCATTCTTCTATGTCCATGACGGCTATCTCTTTGAACCGCGGGATTTGCCCACCGGAAAGCGGCTGGTGGAGCTTCTTGAATCGTCAGTTTCTGCCTCTGCGGGTTAA
- a CDS encoding DEAD/DEAH box helicase, translating to MSFQQSEPSQSPTFASLGVAAEIVDALASRGIERTFAIQELTLPIALGGQDLIGQARTGMGKTLGFGIPVLDRVFDDADIKELDGTPRALIVVPTRELAVQVGEDLSAAARNLPVRLATLYGGRPYEEQIKMLNKGVDVVVGTPGRLLDLVQQGHLNLEHVAILVLDEADEMLDLGFLPDIEKILEALHGNAHQTMLFSATMPGPILTLARTFMSRPIHIRAESGDENQTHASTRKVTFQAHRMDKLAIVSRALQAEGRGKTIIFARTKRSAAEVADELAQRGFRVGAVHGDLGQAAREKSLNAFRGGKVEILVATDVAARGIDVDDVTHVINYQVPDDPMTFVHRIGRTGRAGHTGTAITLVGYDELGKWRFINDELDLNEAEPPQWFSTSPELAEALGFEEGIAESVGPATKVIGTTRLREKPSPRNSTRTRRSRSRRR from the coding sequence GTGTCATTTCAACAGTCTGAGCCCTCGCAATCACCTACCTTTGCGTCCCTCGGCGTCGCAGCAGAGATCGTAGATGCCCTGGCCAGCCGCGGAATTGAGCGCACGTTCGCCATTCAGGAACTGACTCTTCCGATCGCGCTCGGCGGACAAGACCTCATCGGCCAAGCCCGCACTGGCATGGGAAAGACGCTCGGCTTCGGCATCCCAGTTCTAGATCGTGTGTTTGACGACGCCGATATTAAGGAACTAGACGGCACCCCTCGCGCCCTCATCGTGGTTCCTACTCGCGAGCTTGCGGTCCAAGTCGGCGAAGATCTTTCAGCTGCTGCTCGCAATCTCCCGGTCCGCCTTGCCACTTTGTACGGCGGGCGCCCTTATGAAGAGCAGATCAAGATGCTCAACAAAGGCGTCGATGTTGTCGTAGGTACCCCGGGCCGCCTTTTGGATCTGGTTCAGCAAGGCCACTTGAACCTCGAGCACGTGGCAATCCTCGTGCTCGACGAGGCCGACGAGATGCTTGATCTGGGATTCTTGCCAGATATTGAAAAGATTCTGGAAGCTCTCCACGGCAATGCGCACCAAACCATGCTGTTTTCTGCCACCATGCCTGGCCCTATTTTGACCTTGGCACGTACTTTCATGTCGCGGCCTATCCATATCCGCGCCGAATCAGGCGACGAGAACCAAACTCATGCTTCTACCCGCAAGGTGACCTTCCAGGCTCACCGCATGGACAAGTTGGCAATTGTCTCCCGCGCGCTGCAGGCGGAAGGCCGCGGCAAGACCATCATCTTCGCCCGTACCAAGCGCTCGGCAGCGGAAGTTGCAGACGAACTAGCTCAGCGCGGGTTTAGAGTCGGCGCAGTGCACGGTGATTTGGGCCAAGCAGCGCGTGAAAAGTCCCTCAACGCATTCCGCGGGGGCAAGGTGGAAATTCTCGTCGCCACCGACGTTGCCGCACGCGGTATCGACGTCGACGATGTCACCCACGTCATCAACTATCAGGTTCCAGATGACCCTATGACCTTTGTCCACCGCATTGGCCGCACTGGCCGCGCAGGCCATACCGGCACCGCAATCACCTTGGTGGGCTACGACGAGCTGGGTAAATGGCGCTTTATCAACGACGAACTCGACCTCAACGAAGCAGAACCGCCGCAGTGGTTTAGCACCTCCCCCGAGCTTGCCGAGGCCCTAGGTTTTGAAGAGGGCATTGCCGAGTCCGTCGGCCCCGCGACTAAGGTAATCGGCACAACCCGCCTGCGCGAAAAGCCTTCGCCACGCAATTCCACCCGAACCCGCCGTTCCAGGAGCCGCCGTCGATGA
- a CDS encoding ATP-dependent DNA helicase: MSYDPRSTARVGVVLPPSPQVRLVPRHANYSTRTWDFPLPQKGAWRVLGSAGAGVSSLLIDVVLEKLRSGADPSGILVVSTSKESGAILRRELAEHLEDYAAQASMVRSVHSLAFALLRNAADEEIRLITGAEQDAVIRELLEGQAEEHRGSWPAEVRPALTFEGFARQLRDLLLRAIERGQGPDELMELGKKYDRPMWTAAGEFLLEYERTQQLAGLHSYSAAELVNEVLLRSSATENHPWHTIIVDDAQLLDPTSGLLVQKLSRGAELTVVAGDPDQAVFAFRGANSEFLTSFPAEHELVLDEPRRRPAPACISIVDSRSTLRDVVADAVRRRHLEDGVDWRDIAVIVRSSGDIGQIRRTLLAAGVPVHINPTDVILAEQRLVKSVLLALRALEHELSNAELEDLVTGPVGGADPVTLRRLIRGLRRWAPQARGIDSLRGLLEGQLPDFAGLLTEREETILERIRAIVQAGRAAIGAQASIEEILWEVWNATGLDARLQAAALRGGATGSQADRDLDAMMALFDAAGDYSERRPGASLDSFLRHIEEQELPTGVRDRRSAIPQAVEVITAHGAVGREWDTVVIAGAQEGAWPSLGETGSIFEQEALIDLLDRSITPGTPVSHVASRLREERRLFHVATTRHRARLLLAAVDAPDADVPEEPSRFISEFARQGSVDVPGAVERREANKRLRAVRLPQELGLQVAEPEPVSVRGEREIDPLEVAVLSVPSFVAQLRRVVMDPESGEAERSQAARQLARLAKAGVPGAHPEQWWAARSVAVAEETEDSGTPTGRVSPSRVEALLRCPLNAVLGNLSEEEETPLALLRGTMAHAYLEALGRGVDPELGKKMVKDAFGLILNAPSWKRDSELADFERLLERTHQWALDTASTFELVGVEVPVSVEVMPGIKVAGYMDRLVKAGEDYMVVDLKTGSSAPSREEAKDNAQLKTYQLALAHGQLCDANEDKAHGPVIRTGEGMARGGGVLVYPGTDQKSITSRDQAAVLPEELEEFAGKLPALVAELSSQHLTARENESCGRCAIRSICPIQAEGKQVSDELAD, encoded by the coding sequence GTGAGTTACGATCCCCGTTCTACTGCCCGTGTAGGCGTCGTTTTGCCGCCTTCCCCTCAAGTGCGCCTCGTGCCGCGCCATGCCAATTACAGCACGCGCACTTGGGATTTTCCGCTGCCGCAAAAAGGTGCCTGGCGCGTTTTAGGCTCGGCTGGTGCCGGCGTTTCCAGCCTGCTGATTGACGTGGTTTTGGAAAAGCTGCGCAGCGGCGCCGATCCTTCGGGCATTCTGGTTGTTTCCACCTCCAAGGAATCTGGCGCCATCCTGCGCCGTGAATTGGCAGAACACCTTGAGGATTACGCGGCGCAGGCCTCCATGGTGCGCTCCGTGCACTCGCTGGCCTTTGCGCTGTTGCGTAATGCAGCGGACGAGGAGATCCGCCTTATCACCGGCGCGGAGCAGGACGCCGTCATCCGTGAACTACTCGAGGGCCAAGCCGAAGAACATCGCGGCAGCTGGCCGGCGGAGGTACGGCCGGCACTGACCTTCGAGGGTTTCGCGCGCCAATTGCGCGACCTTCTGTTGCGCGCTATCGAGCGCGGCCAAGGTCCTGATGAGCTCATGGAGTTGGGTAAGAAGTATGACCGACCGATGTGGACTGCGGCGGGTGAATTCCTGCTGGAATATGAGCGCACCCAGCAGCTAGCCGGCCTACACTCTTATTCGGCGGCGGAGTTAGTCAACGAGGTACTGCTGCGCTCTAGCGCTACCGAAAACCACCCGTGGCACACCATCATCGTTGACGATGCCCAGCTGCTTGATCCAACCTCCGGATTGCTTGTGCAAAAGCTCTCGCGTGGGGCGGAACTGACCGTAGTAGCAGGTGACCCTGACCAAGCGGTCTTTGCTTTCCGCGGTGCCAATTCGGAGTTCTTGACTTCTTTTCCCGCAGAGCATGAGCTGGTGCTGGATGAACCGCGGCGTCGTCCAGCGCCTGCCTGCATCAGCATCGTGGACTCGCGCTCGACCTTGCGTGATGTGGTGGCCGACGCGGTGCGCCGCCGGCACTTGGAAGACGGCGTCGACTGGCGCGATATCGCCGTCATCGTCCGCTCTAGCGGAGATATCGGCCAGATTCGCCGCACGCTGCTAGCCGCTGGCGTGCCGGTTCATATCAATCCCACGGACGTAATCTTGGCCGAGCAAAGGCTGGTCAAGTCGGTACTTTTGGCATTACGGGCGCTCGAGCATGAGCTCAGCAATGCGGAACTCGAAGACCTAGTCACCGGGCCTGTGGGCGGAGCGGATCCCGTAACCTTGCGCCGCCTGATTCGTGGCCTGCGGCGGTGGGCGCCACAAGCGCGCGGCATTGATTCGCTGCGTGGACTTTTGGAAGGGCAGTTGCCGGATTTCGCGGGGCTTTTGACCGAGCGCGAAGAAACCATCTTGGAGCGCATCCGCGCGATTGTGCAGGCAGGCCGCGCTGCCATTGGTGCGCAAGCCTCTATCGAGGAAATCCTGTGGGAGGTATGGAATGCCACTGGGCTCGATGCTCGTTTGCAGGCGGCTGCGTTGCGCGGTGGTGCAACCGGCTCGCAGGCAGACCGCGACCTGGATGCCATGATGGCGCTTTTTGATGCTGCAGGTGACTACTCTGAGCGCCGTCCCGGAGCTTCGCTCGATTCCTTCCTGCGGCACATCGAAGAACAAGAATTGCCCACCGGCGTGCGTGACCGCCGCAGCGCTATCCCGCAGGCGGTAGAGGTGATTACTGCGCACGGTGCGGTGGGCCGGGAATGGGACACTGTTGTCATCGCTGGCGCTCAGGAAGGTGCTTGGCCTTCCCTCGGTGAGACGGGATCGATCTTTGAGCAGGAAGCGTTAATTGATCTGCTGGATCGGTCGATTACCCCGGGCACGCCGGTAAGCCATGTGGCAAGCCGCTTGAGGGAGGAACGCCGCTTGTTCCATGTGGCCACGACCCGCCATCGTGCGCGTTTGTTGCTTGCCGCGGTCGATGCACCCGATGCTGACGTGCCCGAAGAGCCGTCGCGCTTTATTAGTGAGTTTGCGCGGCAGGGCAGCGTGGACGTGCCCGGTGCAGTCGAACGCCGGGAAGCAAATAAGCGCCTGCGCGCGGTGCGTTTGCCGCAAGAGTTGGGCTTGCAAGTGGCCGAACCCGAACCGGTATCAGTGCGCGGTGAGCGGGAAATTGACCCGCTCGAGGTAGCGGTGCTTTCGGTGCCTTCTTTCGTGGCCCAATTGCGCCGTGTTGTCATGGATCCTGAAAGCGGGGAGGCTGAGCGCAGTCAGGCGGCACGTCAGCTCGCACGGCTTGCCAAGGCCGGAGTGCCCGGAGCCCATCCTGAGCAATGGTGGGCTGCACGCTCGGTGGCGGTAGCGGAAGAAACGGAAGACTCTGGCACGCCCACTGGCCGTGTCTCGCCATCCCGCGTGGAGGCGCTCTTGCGTTGTCCGCTCAATGCAGTACTTGGAAACTTGAGCGAGGAAGAAGAGACGCCGCTGGCGTTGCTGCGCGGCACCATGGCGCATGCATATCTTGAGGCGCTGGGCCGCGGCGTGGATCCAGAACTTGGCAAAAAGATGGTCAAGGATGCTTTTGGCCTCATCCTTAATGCGCCCAGCTGGAAGCGAGACTCCGAGCTCGCGGACTTTGAGCGCCTGCTTGAGCGCACGCATCAGTGGGCCCTGGACACTGCTTCTACCTTTGAGCTGGTTGGCGTGGAGGTTCCGGTCTCCGTGGAGGTCATGCCGGGAATTAAGGTGGCAGGTTATATGGACCGCCTGGTTAAAGCAGGCGAAGACTACATGGTGGTTGACCTCAAGACGGGCAGCAGCGCGCCGTCTCGTGAGGAAGCCAAAGACAATGCGCAGCTAAAGACCTATCAGCTGGCTTTGGCGCATGGTCAGCTGTGCGACGCTAACGAAGACAAGGCACACGGTCCTGTAATCCGCACGGGTGAGGGTATGGCTCGAGGTGGTGGCGTGCTGGTTTATCCAGGCACTGATCAAAAGTCCATCACCAGCCGCGACCAAGCTGCTGTGCTGCCGGAAGAACTAGAAGAATTCGCTGGGAAGCTGCCCGCGCTGGTAGCTGAACTTTCCAGTCAGCACTTGACCGCCCGGGAAAATGAGTCCTGTGGGCGCTGCGCAATCCGGTCCATTTGTCCCATCCAAGCAGAAGGAAAGCAGGTTTCTGATGAGCTCGCAGACTAA
- a CDS encoding DUF3152 domain-containing protein, whose product MKSPVDSSQRAPRHPHRKPGQDPWIVRFAQAYGWWRVVAIPVMVVLTVWVLVDVARPAQEEEATVASGRDAAATSEEDRVGPDPAKASHIAVAKEGLPAGGDFSEKGDDTYRDAGTAGAHAGKGGKKKVRYSVEIENGVDTTPYGGDSAFAAMVDATLGDPRGWTATGDFEFAHVKADENPDTRIRLTSLETTAELCGAQLETETSCHTGITGESTVNLNESRWVRGALPFEGDLGNYRQYLINHEFGHAIGYASHQACGGNGKLAPVMMQQTLSLNNAELYEKDSKEVYPNEDVTCEPNPWPYPNPRVKDPHKPE is encoded by the coding sequence ATGAAAAGCCCTGTGGATAGTTCGCAACGCGCCCCACGTCACCCGCACCGCAAGCCTGGCCAAGATCCGTGGATCGTCAGGTTTGCACAGGCTTATGGTTGGTGGCGCGTTGTTGCGATCCCAGTGATGGTGGTGCTGACCGTGTGGGTGCTTGTCGACGTCGCACGTCCCGCGCAAGAAGAAGAGGCCACCGTAGCTTCCGGCAGAGACGCGGCGGCTACCTCCGAAGAAGACCGAGTAGGCCCCGATCCCGCCAAGGCCAGCCACATTGCTGTGGCGAAGGAGGGGCTACCTGCCGGCGGTGATTTCTCGGAAAAGGGCGACGATACTTACCGCGATGCGGGTACCGCCGGCGCGCATGCGGGTAAGGGCGGCAAGAAGAAGGTTCGTTACTCGGTAGAGATTGAAAACGGCGTCGACACGACCCCGTACGGAGGCGACTCCGCCTTTGCTGCCATGGTCGATGCAACGCTGGGGGATCCACGCGGTTGGACGGCTACCGGTGACTTCGAATTCGCCCACGTAAAGGCCGATGAAAATCCGGATACGCGTATTCGCTTGACCTCCCTGGAAACCACCGCTGAGCTCTGCGGCGCGCAGCTGGAAACGGAAACTTCCTGCCACACCGGAATCACTGGTGAGTCCACGGTCAATCTCAACGAGTCCCGCTGGGTGCGCGGGGCGCTGCCATTCGAAGGTGACTTGGGCAATTACCGCCAGTACCTCATCAACCACGAGTTTGGCCATGCCATTGGCTATGCCTCCCACCAGGCGTGTGGCGGCAACGGGAAGCTTGCGCCGGTCATGATGCAGCAGACGCTTAGCTTGAACAACGCTGAGCTCTATGAAAAAGATTCCAAAGAAGTCTATCCCAACGAGGATGTAACCTGCGAGCCGAATCCATGGCCGTATCCAAACCCGCGGGTTAAAGATCCGCATAAGCCGGAATAG
- a CDS encoding potassium channel family protein, giving the protein MPQIELTSQPDHALIDVITVPRADNDSPWKQLGSRVLWAFALLVFVTVVVYFDGDGYSENLSFLDASYYAAVSLTTVGYGDIVPVTPQARFVNLLIVTPARLIFLVLLVGATLSVLTDKARRTFEIQNWRKQLRNHTVVIGYGTKGAGAVAALLADDVPASQIVVIDTNRASLANAEHHGLVTIFGSGTKQDVLRIAGVENAASVVVTPSTDDTAVLCTLSVRELNPKAKIVASVRESENRHLLRQSGADSVVTSAETAGRLLGLATVTPTVVEMMEDLLSPNEGFSVSERAVREFEVGSNPRHLADIVLAVLRNNELHRVDTADAYSLKPGDRLLYIKHEMEQATEEEDEED; this is encoded by the coding sequence ATGCCGCAGATTGAGCTGACGTCGCAGCCTGATCACGCGCTCATTGATGTGATCACGGTCCCGCGTGCTGACAATGACAGCCCGTGGAAGCAGCTGGGCAGCCGCGTCCTGTGGGCATTCGCGCTGCTTGTCTTCGTCACCGTCGTGGTCTACTTCGATGGTGATGGCTACAGCGAGAACCTGTCGTTTCTCGATGCTTCCTACTACGCCGCAGTCTCTCTCACCACAGTGGGCTATGGCGATATCGTCCCGGTGACCCCGCAAGCCCGCTTCGTCAACCTGCTCATAGTTACGCCAGCCCGCCTGATCTTCCTTGTTTTGTTGGTCGGCGCGACGCTGTCAGTGCTTACAGATAAAGCACGTCGTACATTCGAAATCCAGAATTGGAGAAAGCAATTGCGCAACCACACTGTTGTTATTGGTTACGGCACCAAGGGCGCGGGCGCCGTCGCTGCTTTGCTGGCTGACGACGTCCCGGCCTCCCAGATCGTGGTCATCGACACCAACCGTGCCTCGCTCGCGAACGCTGAACACCACGGCCTGGTCACCATCTTCGGTTCCGGCACTAAGCAAGATGTCCTGCGCATCGCGGGCGTCGAGAATGCGGCGTCTGTTGTCGTGACTCCGTCCACGGACGATACCGCCGTTCTGTGTACTCTCTCGGTGCGCGAGCTGAACCCGAAGGCAAAGATTGTCGCTTCGGTGCGTGAGTCTGAGAACCGCCACCTGCTGCGCCAATCGGGTGCCGATTCCGTGGTTACCTCCGCGGAGACTGCCGGACGCCTGCTGGGCCTTGCCACCGTAACGCCGACGGTAGTGGAAATGATGGAGGATCTCCTCTCCCCAAACGAGGGCTTTTCCGTCTCCGAACGTGCGGTCCGCGAGTTCGAGGTGGGCTCCAACCCACGTCACCTCGCAGACATCGTGCTGGCAGTGCTGCGTAACAACGAACTGCACCGCGTGGATACCGCGGATGCTTACTCCCTCAAGCCCGGTGATCGCCTCCTTTACATCAAGCACGAGATGGAGCAGGCAACTGAAGAAGAGGACGAAGAAGACTAG